In Clostridium sp., one DNA window encodes the following:
- a CDS encoding DUF523 domain-containing protein yields the protein MLAVSACLCGINTRYDGGNSLNGRILKLMESGIVVPFCPEQLGGLGTPRLPCEIYGGDGSDVIDGSAIIINQKKQNLTDKFLKGAHESIKVCKMCNIKTAVLKSRSPSCGFGEIYDGSFTGSKISGNGVTAEIFRRNDIKVFTEEEIDDNYSLIVI from the coding sequence ATGCTTGCAGTAAGTGCGTGTCTTTGCGGGATAAATACAAGGTATGATGGAGGTAATAGCCTGAATGGGAGGATCCTAAAGTTAATGGAGTCCGGCATAGTTGTTCCATTTTGTCCAGAACAGCTTGGAGGGTTGGGTACGCCAAGACTTCCATGCGAGATATACGGTGGAGACGGCAGTGATGTAATAGACGGCAGTGCCATCATAATAAATCAGAAGAAACAGAATTTAACTGACAAGTTTCTAAAAGGAGCACATGAATCCATAAAGGTATGTAAAATGTGCAATATAAAAACGGCCGTATTAAAATCAAGGAGTCCGTCCTGCGGTTTTGGAGAGATATATGACGGCAGTTTTACAGGAAGTAAGATAAGCGGAAACGGGGTTACAGCGGAGATATTCAGAAGAAATGACATAAAGGTTTTCACAGAAGAGGAAATAGATGACAATTACAGCTTAATTGTCATCTGA
- a CDS encoding aminotransferase class I/II-fold pyridoxal phosphate-dependent enzyme — protein sequence MYRLDQNETPLFDALMEYVNRDIIPFHVPGHKKGAGADTEFKNFLGENPFKIDVTVFKLVDSLHHPTGPIKKAQELAADAYGSDAAFFSIHGTSGAIQAMIMSVVNSGDKIIIPRNVHKSVTAGIILSGAIPVYMSPELDKRLGIAHGVTPETVSRTLSQNKDAKAVLIINPTYYGVAADIKKIADIVHSYNIPLIVDEAHGPHLAFNDRLPLSSIEAGSDICCQSTHKIIGAMTQASLLHVNSRLVDVHRVQQILSLLQTTSPSYILMASLDCARRQIAIDGKQLLDKAIDLSNYARYEINKIPGFYCFGKEIIGNSGVFSLDPTKITITCRDLGITGYDLDMILSNKYNIQMELSDIYNVLAVGSFGDTKKNMDILIKALKEISIEYAGSNHVKSDFLDIPDIPRQLKIPREAFNSKRKSVPLKSSIGMISGEFLMAYPPGIPVLCPGEEITRDIVDYIGQLKSTGLYVQGTEDPEVEYIKVVDSSDDN from the coding sequence GTGTATAGATTAGATCAAAATGAAACTCCCCTATTTGATGCATTAATGGAATATGTAAACAGAGACATAATACCATTTCATGTACCAGGCCACAAGAAAGGTGCTGGTGCAGATACTGAATTTAAAAACTTTCTTGGAGAAAATCCGTTTAAAATAGATGTTACAGTTTTTAAGCTAGTTGACAGCCTCCATCATCCAACAGGCCCTATAAAAAAGGCACAGGAACTGGCTGCAGATGCTTACGGATCAGATGCCGCCTTCTTTTCAATTCATGGTACTTCCGGTGCTATCCAGGCAATGATAATGTCTGTTGTAAATTCCGGCGACAAAATAATAATACCCAGAAACGTTCACAAGTCAGTAACTGCAGGTATAATACTGAGCGGAGCCATACCAGTATATATGTCACCTGAACTTGACAAAAGGCTTGGTATTGCACATGGTGTAACTCCGGAAACAGTTTCCAGAACACTCTCTCAAAACAAAGATGCAAAGGCTGTTTTAATTATAAATCCAACTTATTACGGCGTGGCAGCGGATATAAAAAAAATAGCCGATATAGTTCACAGCTATAATATCCCTTTAATAGTAGATGAGGCCCATGGTCCTCATCTGGCCTTCAATGATAGACTGCCGCTATCCTCCATAGAAGCTGGAAGTGATATATGCTGTCAAAGCACCCACAAAATAATCGGTGCCATGACTCAGGCTTCCCTGCTGCATGTAAACTCCAGACTGGTTGATGTACACAGAGTTCAACAGATTCTATCACTTCTTCAAACCACTTCTCCATCATATATACTGATGGCCTCATTGGATTGTGCAAGGCGTCAGATAGCCATAGATGGAAAACAGCTGCTGGATAAAGCCATAGATCTATCAAACTACGCAAGATACGAAATAAACAAGATTCCAGGATTTTATTGCTTTGGCAAAGAGATAATTGGAAACAGCGGTGTATTTTCCCTCGATCCAACCAAAATAACTATAACCTGCAGGGATCTTGGTATTACCGGATATGACCTGGATATGATCCTTTCAAATAAGTACAATATTCAGATGGAGCTGTCAGATATATACAATGTGCTTGCCGTAGGTTCTTTCGGTGATACTAAAAAGAATATGGATATTCTCATAAAGGCTTTAAAAGAAATAAGCATTGAATATGCTGGAAGCAATCATGTGAAATCTGATTTTCTGGATATTCCGGATATTCCAAGACAGCTGAAAATTCCAAGAGAAGCTTTCAATTCCAAGAGAAAATCCGTACCTTTAAAAAGCAGCATTGGCATGATAAGCGGTGAATTTCTAATGGCCTATCCACCTGGAATTCCTGTCCTCTGTCCCGGTGAGGAAATAACAAGGGATATAGTAGACTATATAGGTCAGCTCAAAAGCACAGGCCTTTACGTACAGGGAACAGAAGATCCCGAAGTGGAGTATATAAAAGTAGTTGATTCTTCAGATGACAATTAA